The segment CTTTCACTTCTTCAGGAGTTACAACTTTTTTCGAGTTGCCCCACATACTGTAGACATAAGTCAAAACGTTTGCGGCATCTTCATCTGACAGCAATTGCGCTGGCATCACTGAGTTGAATTCTTTGCCGTTAACTTTGACTGGGCCTTCCAAACCGTGAATGACGGCTGAGATCGCTTTGTCTTTATTCTTATTCAAGAAATCAGAACCAGCAAGCGGAGGGAAGGCGCCCGGAAGACCTTGGCCATTGCTTTGATGGCAGGCAAAACATGAAGTATCAAAGATACGTTTACCGCCAGCTAAGCGTTCTTCCAAGTTTTTCGCTGGAACCTGCTTAGGAGCTTCGGCTCCCATCTCTTGAATGACACCGCCTTCAGGCTGATAAATGCCGTCTGCAGTTTTACCAGAGTAGATTTCTTTATTTTCTTCGCCCTCAACTTTTATCATTCCCAACGCTCCTTTATTGAAGGCACGGAAGATAGAATGGTCCACGAGGATCAAAGTTGAAGCTCTCTGAGTTTTGAATTCCACGATGGCAGAGCCGCCCGCAGGAATCAAAGTTGTCTGAACGTTTTCGTTCACAAGTTTACCGCCCTCAACATAGACCTTATCGAAAATCTCCCCGATCACATGGAAGGAAGATACAAGATTGGGTCCACCGTTACCGACAAACAAACGAATTGAGTCGCCCACTTTCGCTTTCAATGCTTTATCGCCAGTGATGGCTCCGACATTACCGTTGAAAACGACATAGTCCGCTTTTTCCTCAACTGCTTTTGCCATGCTGAAAGGCTGCAAGCCTGGGGCTCCGTATTTTCCTTTTGTATAGAACTCACTT is part of the Bdellovibrio svalbardensis genome and harbors:
- the nirK gene encoding copper-containing nitrite reductase, with protein sequence MKFWNYKNALLIVLAGLLPATVNAADAIKGEEVAVLTDAPEVPPPITRKHSTKVIVNLETKEVKMRLADGVDYTFWTFGGKVPGKFIRIREGDQVEFHLHNHPSSKLPHNIDLHAVTGQGGGAEGSFTAPGHSSTFNFKALNAGLYVYHCATAPVGMHIGNGMYGLILVEPKDGLPKVDREFYVMQSEFYTKGKYGAPGLQPFSMAKAVEEKADYVVFNGNVGAITGDKALKAKVGDSIRLFVGNGGPNLVSSFHVIGEIFDKVYVEGGKLVNENVQTTLIPAGGSAIVEFKTQRASTLILVDHSIFRAFNKGALGMIKVEGEENKEIYSGKTADGIYQPEGGVIQEMGAEAPKQVPAKNLEERLAGGKRIFDTSCFACHQSNGQGLPGAFPPLAGSDFLNKNKDKAISAVIHGLEGPVKVNGKEFNSVMPAQLLSDEDAANVLTYVYSMWGNSKKVVTPEEVKAVRAAGKK